One Dictyoglomus turgidum DSM 6724 DNA window includes the following coding sequences:
- a CDS encoding DNA polymerase III subunit alpha, whose amino-acid sequence MSFVHLHVHTEYSLLDGACRIDELIDQAVAFNMPAVAITDHGVMYGVVDFYKKAIEKGIKPIIGCEVYVAPASRFDKKQRTDLFHLILLAKDFEGYKNLIKLVSLSFLEGFYYKPRVDKDLLRQYSKGLVALSSCLAGEIPTYILQNNIERAKNAIKEYLDIFGEDFYLELQNNGMEEQEYVNNYLIRLAKEFNVPLVATNDVHYLRKEDAEIHDILLCIQTGSKLNDKDRLRFKTNEFYFKSPDEMINLFKDVPEAIENTFKIAERCNVEIPLNNIILPVFEVPEGETLDSYFEKLCWEGAKKRFGENIPQEIKERLSYEISVIKQMGFSGYFLIVQDFVNYAKSKGIPVGPGRGSAAGSLVSYVLGITNIEPTRWGLIFERFLNPERVTMPDIDIDFCFERREEVIEYVRNKYGREHVAQIITFGTMAARASVRDVGRVLDVPYNEVDRIAKLIPPNTSIEEALSTSEELRNLVESNPQAKRIIEIAKRIEGNARHASIHAAGIVISKDPLMEYVPLQVMNGNDVVTQFPMTNLEELGLLKMDFLGLRTLTVIYDTVKKIKENYGIEIDISNISLTDEKVYELLQKGDTIGVFQLESRGMRNLLRDIKPEKFEDLIAVLALYRPGPLGRLESYIKRKRGEEKVEYMHPALEPILSETYGVIIYQEQVMEIAHKLAGFTLGQADVLRRAMGKKKPEVMEEQRGIFVKGAVERGIPEEVAVEIFEDMAKFAEYGFNKSHSAAYAFVSFQTAYLKVYYPKEYMASLLTSVKNNTTKLSKYIAEAKRIGIKILPPDINESMVDFTVTPQGIRFGLSAIKNVGENVAEAIVEEREKGKFKSIFDFIKRLSSKVINKRTLESLIKSGAFDSFGYSRRALLANIDKILESAQVIKKAHVGQVSLIDLEALPQDEFINNMPEFSIDEILDMEKEMLGFYVSYDPQEELRKLSEKLFDYTIDDLLEIESGSQVVVPGILKNVREVIDRKNQKMLFATLEDFTGEAEITVFSSVYSNHKDILREGKKVIISGRLEVDKDESEERIKIIVDQVGDLEGNILLIQLDNRIGYEVLFRIKEILKNKKGLVPVIIRFDENAILTAPDFWITYDEELKKNLDNLKKYGIECKLESMQKLL is encoded by the coding sequence ATGAGTTTTGTGCATTTGCATGTGCACACAGAGTATAGTTTGCTCGATGGGGCTTGTCGTATTGATGAATTAATAGACCAAGCTGTTGCTTTTAATATGCCTGCTGTAGCTATTACTGATCATGGAGTAATGTATGGAGTTGTAGATTTTTATAAGAAGGCCATAGAGAAAGGAATAAAACCTATTATTGGATGTGAGGTATATGTGGCTCCAGCTTCAAGATTTGATAAAAAACAAAGGACTGATCTTTTTCATTTAATTCTTCTTGCAAAGGACTTTGAAGGTTATAAAAATTTAATAAAGTTAGTGAGCTTATCTTTTTTAGAGGGATTCTATTATAAACCGAGGGTGGATAAGGATTTATTGAGACAATATTCCAAAGGGCTTGTTGCTTTATCAAGTTGTTTAGCTGGTGAAATACCAACTTACATTTTACAAAACAATATAGAGAGGGCAAAAAATGCAATAAAAGAGTACTTAGATATTTTTGGAGAGGATTTCTACTTAGAATTGCAGAATAATGGGATGGAGGAGCAAGAATATGTAAACAATTACTTAATTAGGCTTGCTAAAGAATTTAATGTTCCTCTCGTGGCAACCAATGATGTTCATTATCTTAGAAAAGAAGACGCAGAGATTCACGATATACTCCTCTGTATACAGACAGGATCTAAGTTGAATGATAAAGATAGATTAAGATTTAAAACTAACGAATTTTATTTTAAGTCTCCTGATGAGATGATAAACCTATTTAAGGATGTGCCTGAAGCTATAGAGAATACTTTTAAAATTGCTGAAAGATGCAATGTAGAAATTCCCCTTAACAATATCATCCTTCCTGTATTTGAAGTTCCAGAAGGCGAAACCTTAGATTCTTATTTTGAGAAGTTATGCTGGGAAGGTGCAAAGAAGAGGTTTGGAGAAAATATTCCTCAGGAGATTAAAGAGAGATTATCTTATGAGATCTCAGTTATAAAACAAATGGGGTTTTCAGGTTATTTCTTAATTGTTCAGGACTTTGTTAATTATGCAAAAAGTAAAGGTATTCCTGTGGGACCTGGGAGAGGATCAGCAGCTGGCTCCTTGGTTTCTTATGTTTTAGGTATAACTAATATAGAACCTACAAGATGGGGTTTAATCTTTGAAAGGTTTTTAAATCCTGAAAGGGTAACGATGCCAGATATAGATATTGATTTCTGTTTTGAGAGAAGAGAAGAGGTTATTGAATATGTTAGAAATAAATACGGAAGGGAACATGTAGCTCAAATTATAACCTTTGGAACTATGGCTGCAAGAGCTTCTGTAAGGGATGTGGGTAGAGTTCTTGATGTACCTTATAATGAGGTAGATAGAATAGCAAAACTCATACCTCCAAATACTAGTATTGAAGAGGCTTTAAGCACTTCAGAAGAGTTAAGAAATTTGGTAGAAAGCAATCCACAAGCTAAAAGAATCATAGAAATTGCGAAGAGGATAGAAGGTAATGCAAGGCATGCATCAATTCATGCTGCAGGAATAGTAATTTCTAAGGATCCTTTAATGGAATACGTTCCTTTGCAAGTTATGAACGGTAATGATGTGGTAACTCAGTTTCCTATGACTAATTTAGAAGAATTAGGACTTTTAAAGATGGACTTTTTAGGGCTAAGAACTCTTACTGTAATTTACGATACTGTTAAGAAAATTAAAGAAAATTATGGTATTGAAATAGATATCAGTAATATTTCTCTAACTGATGAAAAAGTATACGAGCTTTTGCAAAAAGGAGACACTATTGGAGTTTTCCAGTTAGAAAGTAGGGGTATGAGAAATCTTCTAAGGGATATTAAACCTGAAAAATTTGAAGATCTTATAGCAGTTCTTGCCTTGTATAGGCCTGGTCCTCTTGGTAGATTGGAGAGTTATATAAAAAGAAAAAGGGGGGAAGAAAAGGTTGAATATATGCATCCTGCATTAGAACCAATACTATCTGAGACTTATGGAGTAATAATTTATCAGGAGCAAGTTATGGAGATTGCTCATAAACTTGCAGGATTTACTTTGGGTCAAGCAGATGTTTTGAGAAGAGCAATGGGTAAGAAAAAGCCAGAGGTTATGGAGGAACAGAGAGGGATTTTTGTAAAAGGGGCTGTAGAAAGAGGAATACCAGAAGAGGTAGCAGTAGAAATTTTTGAGGATATGGCAAAATTTGCAGAATATGGTTTCAACAAATCTCACAGCGCAGCTTATGCCTTTGTCTCTTTTCAGACAGCTTATTTAAAAGTTTATTATCCCAAGGAATATATGGCATCACTCCTTACGAGCGTTAAAAACAATACTACTAAGCTAAGTAAATATATAGCTGAGGCTAAAAGAATAGGTATAAAGATATTGCCTCCAGATATTAATGAAAGTATGGTAGATTTTACAGTTACCCCACAAGGGATAAGATTTGGCTTATCAGCTATTAAGAATGTAGGAGAGAATGTGGCAGAAGCTATAGTGGAGGAAAGAGAGAAAGGTAAATTCAAGTCTATCTTTGATTTTATAAAAAGATTGAGTTCAAAGGTCATTAACAAAAGGACTTTGGAAAGTCTCATAAAGAGTGGAGCTTTTGATAGTTTTGGATATAGTAGGAGGGCGCTTTTGGCTAATATAGATAAGATTCTTGAATCTGCTCAAGTGATAAAGAAAGCTCACGTAGGGCAGGTTTCTCTTATTGATTTAGAGGCTCTACCTCAAGATGAGTTTATAAATAATATGCCTGAATTTTCTATAGATGAAATTCTTGACATGGAAAAAGAAATGTTAGGATTTTATGTATCTTATGATCCTCAAGAGGAATTGAGGAAACTTTCAGAGAAACTCTTTGATTATACCATTGATGATCTCCTCGAAATAGAATCTGGTTCTCAGGTGGTTGTTCCAGGTATCTTGAAAAATGTGAGAGAAGTTATTGATAGAAAGAATCAAAAAATGCTTTTTGCTACCCTCGAAGATTTTACTGGAGAGGCGGAAATTACTGTGTTTTCCAGTGTATATAGTAATCATAAGGATATTCTAAGAGAAGGTAAAAAAGTAATTATTAGTGGAAGATTAGAAGTTGATAAGGATGAGTCTGAAGAGAGAATAAAAATAATTGTGGATCAGGTAGGAGATTTAGAGGGAAATATTTTGCTGATTCAATTGGATAACAGAATTGGTTATGAAGTACTATTTAGAATAAAGGAAATTTTGAAAAATAAGAAAGGACTTGTTCCTGTAATCATAAGGTTTGATGAGAATGCTATTCTTACAGCTCCAGATTTTTGGATTACTTATGATGAAGAACTTAAGAAAAATTTAGATAATCTTAAGAAATATGGGATCGAATGTA
- a CDS encoding uracil-DNA glycosylase produces MERLNKVGKLEILRREAEGCRNCSLWQERTNLVFGEGNPDAFIMFVGEAPGFHEDQQGKPFVGAAGKLLTELIESIGLKREDVYIANVLKCRPPNNREPLPEEIRVCFPFLRQQIEIINPKIICTLGRYAAYAILGHSVNISTSHGKDYYVDGRRVFVTYHPAAALYHGKLLENIKKDFEKLKELYEAVLKSEKEQNLPNKKEKEQLSFW; encoded by the coding sequence ATGGAAAGATTAAATAAAGTGGGTAAGCTTGAAATTTTAAGAAGAGAGGCAGAGGGTTGTAGAAATTGTTCCTTGTGGCAGGAAAGGACTAACTTAGTTTTTGGAGAAGGTAATCCAGATGCTTTTATAATGTTTGTAGGAGAAGCTCCAGGTTTTCATGAAGATCAACAAGGAAAACCTTTTGTAGGAGCAGCTGGAAAACTTCTTACAGAGCTCATAGAATCCATAGGACTTAAGAGAGAAGATGTATATATAGCCAACGTCTTGAAATGTCGTCCTCCTAATAATCGAGAACCTCTTCCTGAAGAGATAAGAGTATGTTTTCCCTTCTTGAGACAGCAAATTGAGATTATAAATCCCAAAATTATATGTACCTTAGGTAGGTATGCTGCTTATGCCATATTAGGACATTCTGTAAATATTTCTACGTCTCATGGAAAGGATTATTACGTGGATGGAAGAAGAGTTTTTGTTACTTATCATCCTGCAGCAGCTCTTTATCATGGTAAACTTCTTGAAAATATTAAAAAGGACTTTGAAAAACTAAAAGAATTATATGAAGCAGTGTTAAAGTCAGAAAAAGAGCAGAATTTACCTAATAAAAAGGAGAAAGAACAGCTTTCTTTCTGGTAG
- a CDS encoding protein-L-isoaspartate(D-aspartate) O-methyltransferase — MSFKDFDAPKYKYKRKSLVEILKNEGIKSQKVLDAILKVPRHIFVPSEYLDLAYENEALPIGYEQTISQPYIVALMTEALDLKGDEKVLEIGTGSGYQTAILAELAKEVYTIERIRELSEEAKKRIKLLGYSNVYFKVGDGTLGWEEFSPYDRIIVTAASYDIPNPLKEQLKDGGVMVIPIGGRDFQYLYKITKKNGNFYRENLGGVRFVPLKGEYGWKD, encoded by the coding sequence TTGAGTTTTAAAGATTTTGATGCTCCAAAATATAAATATAAAAGAAAAAGTTTAGTTGAGATTTTAAAAAATGAGGGTATAAAATCTCAAAAAGTGTTAGATGCTATTCTTAAAGTACCAAGGCATATCTTTGTTCCTTCTGAATATTTGGATCTTGCCTATGAGAACGAAGCTTTACCTATAGGATATGAACAAACTATTTCTCAACCTTATATTGTGGCTTTAATGACAGAAGCCTTAGATCTTAAAGGTGATGAGAAGGTTTTAGAGATAGGAACAGGATCTGGATATCAGACTGCTATACTTGCAGAACTAGCTAAGGAGGTTTATACCATAGAAAGGATAAGAGAATTATCTGAAGAAGCAAAGAAAAGAATAAAACTATTAGGGTATAGTAATGTTTATTTCAAAGTGGGAGATGGGACCTTAGGATGGGAGGAATTTTCCCCTTATGATAGAATTATAGTTACGGCTGCTTCTTATGATATTCCGAATCCTTTAAAAGAACAGCTGAAAGATGGAGGAGTGATGGTTATACCTATAGGAGGAAGAGATTTTCAGTATTTGTATAAAATAACAAAAAAAAATGGAAATTTTTATAGAGAAAATTTAGGTGGGGTGAGATTTGTTCCTTTGAAAGGAGAATATGGATGGAAAGATTAA
- the speE gene encoding polyamine aminopropyltransferase, with the protein MYDYEWYVDLVAEDQLHCYKIEEVIVDLVSPYQRIQIIKNPTYGKCLIIDGKMQSTEKDEFIYHEVLIHPALILHPNPQKVLVIGAGEGATLRELLKYENVNITAIEIDPNMVDFAEKYLWEWHQGAFRNERVKLIFEDGWNFVRDTCEKFDIVVLDLPEPYPDTPAYRLYTEEFYKMIYHILNPSGIVVTQAETVQLGQEYKHFNIKKNFSAVFKSSHSYQTFIPSFDGSWGFLIGSRDELNPFKPVEVINELIGKKIKGELKYYDGETHNHLFHLPKYLRKLI; encoded by the coding sequence ATGTATGATTACGAATGGTATGTGGATTTGGTTGCAGAAGATCAATTGCACTGTTATAAGATAGAAGAAGTCATAGTAGATTTAGTATCTCCTTATCAAAGGATACAAATTATTAAGAATCCTACTTATGGTAAATGCTTAATAATAGATGGTAAAATGCAATCTACTGAAAAGGATGAGTTTATTTATCATGAGGTCCTTATTCATCCTGCCTTAATATTACATCCTAATCCTCAAAAGGTTCTTGTTATAGGGGCTGGAGAGGGAGCAACCTTAAGAGAGTTATTAAAGTATGAGAATGTAAACATTACAGCTATAGAGATAGATCCTAACATGGTAGATTTTGCTGAAAAATACCTCTGGGAATGGCATCAAGGAGCTTTTAGGAACGAAAGGGTGAAGTTAATTTTTGAGGATGGTTGGAATTTTGTTAGAGATACCTGTGAAAAATTTGATATAGTAGTCCTTGATTTACCAGAGCCTTATCCTGATACCCCAGCCTATAGATTATATACCGAAGAATTTTATAAGATGATTTATCATATCCTTAACCCTTCAGGAATAGTAGTTACTCAGGCTGAAACTGTTCAGCTAGGGCAGGAATATAAACATTTTAACATTAAAAAGAATTTTTCTGCAGTTTTTAAGAGTTCTCACTCTTATCAAACTTTTATTCCCTCTTTTGATGGAAGTTGGGGTTTCCTTATAGGTTCAAGAGATGAGTTAAATCCTTTTAAGCCTGTAGAAGTTATTAATGAATTGATTGGTAAAAAAATAAAAGGTGAATTAAAATATTACGATGGAGAGACCCATAATCATCTTTTTCATTTGCCTAAGTATCTAAGAAAATTGATCTAA
- a CDS encoding acylphosphatase gives MKKYIHAYISGIVQGVGFRYFAYKWAKRLGISGYVRNLRDGRVEVEAEGEEDVLREFIKKLEEGPLGAVVERVEVIWGECKNIFMDFEIR, from the coding sequence ATGAAAAAGTATATCCATGCTTATATTTCAGGGATAGTCCAAGGAGTTGGATTTAGATATTTTGCCTATAAATGGGCAAAAAGATTAGGTATTTCTGGGTATGTGAGAAACCTAAGAGATGGAAGAGTAGAAGTTGAGGCTGAAGGAGAAGAAGATGTTCTGAGAGAATTTATTAAAAAATTAGAGGAGGGTCCTTTAGGAGCGGTAGTTGAAAGAGTTGAAGTTATCTGGGGAGAATGTAAAAATATATTTATGGACTTTGAAATAAGGTGA
- a CDS encoding ATP-dependent helicase — MDFLNELNKEQLEAVFEIERPVLILAGAGSGKTRVITYKIAYLIKNNFAKPENIVALTFTNKAAEEMKRRIDNLLGVKNVDKVWAGTFHGFGLYLLKNFGRYWNLCPNFVIYDENDQEDLIKDILKDLNRSKEYSARDIKEKISRLKDQLITPQEFSNIISNSFDEIVLEVYKKYEKELRKNNALDFADLLLYSINLLYEKPAICGFLQDKIEYVLVDEYQDTNKAQYELFKIIVLDKQKFSVVGDDDQSIYSFRGADYQNIFKLEKDFKNLKIIFLTKNYRSTQQILEIANALIANNDKRYPKELWSDKRDGTYPILFRALNEEDEANFVIRQIRLELAKGRKLSEIAILYRTNRQSRPFEEALIRNNIPYKVIGGLSFFDRKEVKDIVAYLNIIYNPNDLISLKRIINVPKRGIGEATFNMIREYYNKGYSLLEAIGEVSRIKREVKSFYDLWKYFLDLKSSLNIRELIATIIDKTNYLSEFQNQGKEELTIRMDNLMELMDFADNFPGKTQDTLGDFLSHLSLTSSKLESSLEEGKVSLITLHSVKGLEFEVVFLVGMEEGLLPHYNAATREEIQEERRLCYVGITRAKEKLYLSYAVKRYNRYQEPSRFIEEISHLLSVKK; from the coding sequence ATGGATTTTCTTAACGAGTTAAATAAAGAGCAATTAGAGGCTGTTTTTGAGATAGAAAGACCTGTTCTAATCTTAGCAGGTGCTGGTTCTGGAAAAACCAGAGTTATTACCTATAAGATAGCTTATTTGATAAAAAATAATTTTGCTAAGCCCGAAAATATTGTTGCACTGACTTTTACAAATAAAGCAGCAGAGGAAATGAAGCGAAGAATAGATAACCTGTTAGGGGTGAAGAATGTAGATAAAGTTTGGGCAGGTACTTTTCATGGATTTGGCTTGTATCTCCTTAAAAATTTTGGTAGATATTGGAATCTATGTCCTAATTTTGTAATCTATGATGAGAATGATCAGGAAGATTTGATAAAAGATATTTTAAAAGATCTAAATAGATCAAAAGAATATAGTGCAAGAGACATAAAGGAAAAGATATCCCGATTAAAGGATCAGTTGATTACTCCCCAAGAATTTTCTAATATTATTTCTAATTCTTTTGATGAAATAGTTTTAGAAGTGTATAAAAAGTATGAGAAAGAATTAAGAAAAAATAATGCTCTGGATTTTGCTGATTTACTCTTATATTCTATAAATTTGCTTTATGAGAAGCCAGCTATATGTGGCTTTTTACAAGATAAGATTGAATATGTGTTGGTGGATGAGTATCAAGATACTAATAAAGCCCAGTATGAACTATTTAAAATAATTGTCCTTGATAAGCAAAAATTTTCAGTAGTAGGAGATGACGACCAAAGCATATATAGCTTTAGAGGTGCAGATTATCAGAATATATTTAAACTTGAAAAGGATTTTAAAAATTTAAAGATTATTTTTCTGACCAAAAATTACAGGTCGACTCAGCAGATACTTGAAATTGCAAATGCTCTTATTGCTAATAATGATAAGCGATATCCAAAAGAGTTGTGGAGTGATAAAAGAGATGGTACTTATCCCATACTTTTTAGGGCACTAAACGAAGAGGATGAGGCTAATTTTGTTATACGTCAAATAAGGCTTGAGTTAGCAAAAGGGAGGAAATTGTCTGAAATAGCTATACTGTATAGGACTAATCGTCAATCAAGGCCTTTCGAGGAAGCCTTGATAAGAAATAATATACCCTATAAAGTAATAGGAGGACTGAGTTTTTTTGATAGAAAAGAAGTAAAGGACATAGTAGCCTATTTAAATATAATTTACAATCCCAACGATTTAATAAGCTTAAAGAGAATAATTAATGTTCCAAAAAGAGGAATAGGCGAAGCTACTTTTAATATGATAAGAGAATACTATAACAAAGGCTACTCTTTGTTGGAGGCAATAGGAGAAGTTTCAAGAATTAAGAGAGAAGTTAAATCTTTTTACGATCTTTGGAAGTATTTCTTGGATTTAAAAAGTAGTTTGAATATAAGAGAGCTAATTGCTACTATTATTGACAAGACCAATTATTTATCAGAGTTTCAGAACCAAGGAAAAGAGGAATTAACAATTAGAATGGACAATCTAATGGAACTGATGGATTTTGCAGATAATTTTCCAGGTAAAACACAAGATACCTTAGGAGATTTTCTAAGTCATCTGAGTTTGACTAGTAGTAAACTTGAAAGTAGTTTAGAAGAAGGAAAGGTATCACTAATAACTCTTCATAGTGTGAAGGGGTTGGAATTTGAAGTAGTCTTCCTAGTTGGTATGGAAGAAGGTCTATTACCCCATTACAACGCAGCTACAAGGGAAGAAATACAGGAAGAAAGAAGGTTGTGTTATGTAGGAATAACAAGAGCAAAAGAAAAACTTTATCTTTCTTATGCTGTAAAGAGATATAATAGATATCAAGAACCCTCAAGATTTATTGAGGAGATTAGTCATCTTTTAAGTGTTAAAAAATAG
- the minE gene encoding cell division topological specificity factor MinE, protein MLLNTIWGRKITSKDVAKERLQVVLVYDRAKIEPQLVEKLKEDLVNTVSKYLTFDSNNIKIELSSEDNKSILRIDIPLKD, encoded by the coding sequence ATGCTATTAAATACAATTTGGGGAAGGAAAATTACTTCTAAAGATGTTGCAAAAGAAAGGCTTCAAGTAGTTTTAGTTTATGATAGAGCTAAGATTGAACCTCAGCTTGTAGAGAAGTTGAAAGAAGATCTTGTAAATACAGTTTCAAAATATTTAACTTTTGATTCAAATAATATAAAAATAGAATTATCAAGTGAAGACAATAAATCAATTCTTAGAATTGACATACCCTTAAAAGATTAA
- the minD gene encoding septum site-determining protein MinD, whose amino-acid sequence MGKAIVITSGKGGVGKTTAVANIGTGLAMRGFKTVLVDTDIGLRNLDLLLGLENRIVYNLVDVVEGKCNLKQALVRDKRLNNLYLLPAAQTKEKESVTIEQMRALINDLKKDFDFVLIDSPAGIEHGFRSAISGADEAIVITTPEVSSVRDADRVIGLLEANGFENLSLIVNRVRFDMVKNGDMLGVDDLLEILSIELLGIVPEDENLIISVNKGEPIIYNSDKCKAGLAFSLIVKRLLGEDVSWDELEKGESFLERIFKFLRG is encoded by the coding sequence ATGGGTAAAGCTATTGTAATAACTTCAGGAAAGGGTGGTGTGGGAAAGACAACAGCTGTAGCGAATATTGGTACTGGTCTTGCAATGAGGGGGTTTAAAACAGTTCTTGTGGATACCGATATTGGACTGAGAAATTTAGATCTTCTTCTCGGACTTGAAAACAGAATAGTCTATAATCTTGTAGATGTGGTAGAAGGAAAATGCAATTTAAAACAGGCTCTTGTGAGGGATAAAAGATTAAATAATCTTTATCTTTTACCTGCAGCTCAGACCAAAGAAAAAGAGTCAGTAACAATAGAACAAATGAGAGCGCTCATAAACGATCTCAAAAAGGATTTTGATTTTGTGTTGATTGATTCTCCTGCTGGAATAGAACATGGATTTAGATCTGCTATATCAGGAGCTGACGAGGCAATAGTGATTACTACTCCGGAAGTTTCTTCGGTTAGAGATGCTGATAGGGTTATTGGTCTGCTTGAGGCTAATGGTTTTGAAAATCTGAGTCTTATTGTCAATAGAGTAAGATTTGATATGGTAAAAAATGGAGATATGCTTGGGGTTGATGATCTTTTAGAAATCCTGTCTATCGAACTTCTGGGTATTGTGCCCGAAGATGAAAATTTAATAATTAGTGTAAATAAGGGAGAACCTATAATATACAATTCTGATAAGTGTAAGGCAGGACTTGCTTTTAGTCTCATAGTAAAGAGACTTCTTGGAGAAGATGTATCTTGGGATGAACTTGAGAAAGGTGAGTCTTTTTTAGAAAGAATCTTTAAATTTTTAAGAGGGTAA
- a CDS encoding septum site-determining protein MinC, producing the protein MSKISFKGDLKEGIKIIIDPNLNWDEIRNLIVDEIKSKEGFLKGSSIYVDFQGKDIKDEDWQEFRKEIYEKYGIMLSKELYRLRISNSNNAKIVLGPIRSGKSLNVKDNLLVIGDVNSGSEIICNKNVFVLGKVRGSIWAGYENNDKATIFALELEPEKIQIARYILDLSKIKKEKTGVGYWVYVENGEVKLNRYSGGKKNG; encoded by the coding sequence TTGAGTAAAATATCTTTTAAAGGTGATTTAAAAGAAGGAATAAAAATTATTATTGATCCTAATCTTAATTGGGATGAGATAAGAAATTTGATCGTCGATGAAATAAAAAGCAAGGAAGGTTTTTTGAAAGGAAGTAGTATATATGTGGATTTTCAAGGTAAGGACATAAAAGATGAAGATTGGCAGGAATTCCGGAAGGAAATCTATGAAAAATATGGTATAATGCTAAGCAAAGAACTATATAGGTTAAGGATTTCAAATTCTAACAATGCTAAGATAGTCTTAGGTCCTATAAGAAGTGGTAAATCTTTAAATGTAAAAGATAATTTACTTGTTATAGGAGATGTTAATTCAGGATCAGAAATAATTTGCAATAAAAATGTTTTTGTGTTGGGAAAGGTTAGAGGCTCTATCTGGGCAGGATATGAGAATAATGATAAGGCAACTATTTTTGCTCTCGAACTTGAACCTGAAAAAATACAGATAGCAAGGTATATATTAGATTTATCTAAAATTAAAAAGGAAAAAACTGGAGTTGGTTATTGGGTCTATGTAGAGAATGGAGAGGTAAAATTAAATAGATATTCAGGGGGTAAAAAGAATGGGTAA